The DNA window GCAGCTCGGCCGCCTCGCGGTTCATGCGCGCGAAGTCGATGAGCCCCAGCCGGTTGCGCGGCTCGCGCCCCAGGTAGATGTTGCGCGCCAGGCTCTGCAGCGGGATGAGGTTGACCTCTTGGTAGATCGTGCTGATCCCGGCGTCCTGCGCGGCGGCCGGGCGGGCGAACCGCACGGGTGAGCCGTTGTAGCGCAGCTCGCCCGAGTCGGGCTGGTAGACGCCGGTGAGCACCTTGATCAGCGTCGACTTGCCGGCGCCGTTCTCGCCCACGACGGCATGGACGTCACCCGGGCGCAGCGAGAACGACACGGAGTCGAGGGCGAGCACGCCCGGGAACTGCTTGACGACGTCGACGACCTCGAGCACGGGCCCGGCGGCGGGCTGGTCCACGGTTCTCCTTGCAGGTGCAGGTGTGCGGAGCCTCGGACGCCGGATGGTACGCAGTGGTGCGCCCCGGCGCCGACGCTGGGGCGCCGCCCCGCCCGGAAGGGGACACGACCGGGCGGGGCGGCGAGCTCGCGCTGTGGCTGGTGCGCCAGGCTCAGAAGGCCTTGGAGACGCCGGCCTTCGCGTTGTCGGCGTCGTACTGGCCGTCGGAGATGATGACGTTGGCCGGGATCGCCTTGCCGGCGAAGAAGTCGGTCAGCGTGGAGAACGCCAGCGGACCGAAGCGGGGGTTCGACTCGATGACCGCGTTGTACTTGCCGTCGACGATGGCCTGGACCGCGTTCTTGGTGCCGTCGATCGAGACGACCTTGACGTCCTTGCCCGGCGTCTTGCCGGCGGCCTTGATGGCGACGATGGCCCCGAGGCCCATCTCGTCGTTCTCGGCGTAGACCGCGTTGATGTCCGGGTGCGCCTGGAGCAGGGTCTCCATGACGGCCTGGCCCTTGTCGCGGGCGAACTCGCCGGTCTGCTGGGCGACGATCTTGATGCCGGGGGCGCTCTTGACCTGGTCGACGAAGCCCGAGGTGCGGTCGGTGGTGACGTTGTTGCCCGACGAGCCGAGCAGCACCGCGACGTTGGCCTTGCCACCGGTCGCCTTGATGAGGGCGTCGGCCGCGCGCTTGCCCTGGTCGACGAAGTTCGACCCGATGAAGGTGAGGTAGTCGGTGCAGGGCGTCGCGTTGACCTTGCGGTCGATCGTGACGACCGGGATGTGCTTGGCAGCAGCGGCCTTCAGGGCCGGCTCGAGGCCGTCGCTGTTGAGCGGCGCGACGATGAGGGCCTGCGCGCCCTGCGTGATCATCTGCTGGATGTCGGAGATCTGCTTCGACAGCTGGGAGTTCGCGTCGGTGTGCAGGAGCTTCTTGACGCCGAGCTTCTTGGCCTCGTCCTGGATGGACTTGGTCTCCGCGATGCGGAAGGCGGCCGTCTCGGGCTCGGACTGGGAGAAGCCGACGACCGCGTCCTTGAGGTCGATCTTCGTGGCACCGGTGGACTGCAGCGTGCAGCCGGCGTCGGAGGCGGCGTCGCCGGAGGCGGCGGGCGCAGAGGACGCTGCGTCAGAGGCGGCGGGCGCCGAGCTTGCGGCGGGGGCAGCCGCTGCGGCGCCGTCGGACGACGCGGCCGCCGGGCTGTCCGAGCTGCTGGAGTCCGACTTCGCGCACGCGGTGGCCGAGAGGGCCAGGGCGAGCGACGCGACACCGATGCCGGCGCGACGGATGGCCACCGAAGTGGGCAGAAGGGCGCTCATTGACCGTCTACTCCTTGAGAGTCTGCTGCTGAGGTCGAGCGGACGCGTCGGCGGTGCTCGCCGGGAGCGCGTGCTCGTGTGGCAGGGACACTGCCAGGCCGCGATCACAGGTGTCAACAACCGATCAGTAACGATCGGGACACGCACGCCTGCCCCAGCACCCCGCTCAGCGTGGTGTGAACGTTCTCATCCGGTTCGCGGGCGGCAAACGCTCATCCCCGGTCAGGCCGCGTCCCAATCCGGACGCGGACCGTTCGCGTCCCAGCCCAGCGGCACGACGTAGGGCTGGCGCCGCGTACGCGTCGTGTCGTAGGCGTGGAAGACCAGGTGGTCGTCGCCCGCGGCGTCGGTGAGGACGCTGTTGTGGCCCGGGCCGATCAGCCCTGCTACGCCGGTGTGCAGGACGCTGGCGCCGGAGCCCACGAGCGACCACGGCCCGGTGACCGCGTCGGCGACAGCGAGCCCGACGCCGTAGGTGTCGTCCTGGAAGTTGCCGGCGGAGAAGAACATCCAGTAGCGGCCGGCGCGGTGGACGACGTGCGGTCCCTCCAGCGTGTGCCAGTCGTAGCGAGCGCCGTAGATCTCGCGGTCGGCCTCGAAGCGCTGCCAGTCGGCCGTCGCGCGCAGGAGCAGCTGAGGACTTCCCGCCAGCGAGGTCGGCGACTCGAGCCGCTGCACGGCCAGGACCGTGCCCGGCCGCTCACCGCTCAGCTCGTCGGTGGCGAAGAACAGCCACCACGTGCCGTCACGGTCCTGGAACGGCGACGGGTCGATGGCGAAGGGCAGGTCGGGGCTGAGGTCGACGCCCGCGTCGACGAAGGGGCCGAGCGGGTCGCGTGAGGTCGCCACGCGCAGGTGGTGCGCGGACTGCTCGCTGCCGACCGAGTAGTACATGACCCACGTGCCGTCCACGTGCGCGACCTCCGGCGCCCAGTAGCTCGCCTGCGGCGGCTCGTCGGCCAGCCGCTCGAGGGCGCCGCCCCGGTCGGTCCACGTCACGAGGTCGGGCGAGCTCAGGACCTGGAAGGCCCGGTCGCCGCCCGGGCCGCCGGTGCCGTACATGACGTAGCCGTCGGGCACGCGCAGCGCGAAGGGGTCGGCGCACGTGCCGGTCCAGACGGGGGCGGGAGTCGTCACGGTGCTCCTCTGCAACGTTGGACACGAGCGTCTGACAGCATGGCACCCGTGCCGACCAGCCTGCTCGTGGACTACGGCTGCGTGATCAGCCTTCCCCAGCCCGCCGCCGCCGTACGCGCGCTCGAGACCGCGGTCCCCGACGTCGCGCCGGTCGACTTCTGGCACGGCTACTGGGACCTCCGGCTCGACTACGACCGCGGGATGCCCGACCTCGACTACTGGAGCGGCGTCCTGGGCCGCCCGGCCACCGAGGCGGAGTCGACGCGGCTGACCGAGCTCGACATCGCCGGCTGGAGCACCGTGGACGAGCGCGTGACGGCCCTGCTCGACCGCGCCGTCGACGCCGGCGTGCCGCTCGGGCTGCTGTCCAACGCCCCCGTCACCATGGCCCGGGCGCTGGAGGCGGCCCCGTGGGCCGCCCGCTTCACGAGCCTCACGTTCAGCGGCGACCTGCGCGTGGCCAAGCCGGACGCCGAGGCCTACCTCGCGGCGGCCCGCGCGCTGGGGGCGCACCCCTCCGAGGTCGTCTTCGTCGACGACCGCCCCGAGAACATCGCCGGCGCGCACGCGGTCGGCATGACCGCGCTGCACCACACCAGCGCCGACGCGCTCGAGCGCGACCTGGGCCGCCACCTCCCGCTGCGCTGACTCGACGTAGCCTGCGCGCATGCCACGAGTCCTCGTCACCGGGTCCACCCAGGGCATCGGCCTGCAGACCGCGCGCGACCTGGTCGCGGCCGGCGCCGACGTCGTCCTGCACGCCCGCACGCCCGAGAAGGCCGAGCAGGCCCAGCGCGACGTCCCAGGTGCGTCCGGCGTGGTCGTCGGCGACCTGTCGTCGGTCGACGCACTGCGCGAGGTGGCCGAGCAGGCGGCGGAGGAGGGCGCGTACGACGCCGTCATCCACAACGCCGGGCTCGGCGCCAGCCCCACGCGCGTCGAGACCGCCGACGGGCTGAGCGAGATCTTCGCGGTCAACGTGCTGGCGCCCTACGTGCTCACGGCGCTGCTCCCGCCCCCTCGTCGGCTGGTCCTCCTCACCTCCGGCCTGCAGGCGCAGGGCAAGCTCCGCCTCGACGACCTGCAGTGGAGCTCCCGGCGCTGGCACGGCATGCAGGCCTACAGCGACTCGAAGCTGCACGACGTCGTGCTCGCGCTGTGGTTCGCGCGCCGCTGGCCGCAGGTGAGCAGCAACGCGGTCGACCCCGGCTGGATCAAGACCCGCATGGGCGGTGCGGGCGCGACCGACGAGCTGCCCGAGGGCGCCGAGACGCAGGTCTGGCTCGCGACCTCCGACGAGCCGGCGGCGCTCGGGTCCGGGCGCTACCTGCGCCGGCGCCGCGAGCTCGAGCCCAACCCGCAGGCGCTCGACGAGTCGCTGCAGGACGCGCTGGTCGAGCGCCTCGCCGAGCTCTCGGGCGTGCAGCCGCCGACGTAGTCCCCGGGGTGCGCACGGGCGGGTGCTGACCGACGATGACAGGCATGCAGCGAGAGGTCCCCGGCCCGGGGCAGCAGTCGGTGTGGGACTTCCCGCGCCCGCCGGCCGTCGAGGCCAGCTCCCGCCGGGTCGTCGTCGAGCTCGGCGGAGCTCCCGTCGCCCGCACGTCGCGGGCGCTGCGGGTGCTCGAGACGAGCCACCCGCCGGTGTTCTACGTGCCCTTCGAGGACGTCGAGCCCGGTGCCCTGGAGCCGGCGCCCGGGTCGTCGTGGTGCGAGTTCAAGGGGCGGGCGGCGTACGTCGACGTGGTCGCGGGCGGGCAGCGGGCCGCCGCTGCCGGCTGGCACTACCCCGACCCCTCGCCCGGCTACGAGCTGCTGCGCGGCCACGTCGCGTTCTACCCCGGCCGGATGGGCCGCTGCCTCGTCGACGGCGAGCTGGTGCTGGCGCAGGAGGGCGACTTCTACGGCGGGTGGATCACCTCCGAGGTCGTCGGGCCGTTCAAGGGCGGCCCGGGCACGCGCGGCTGGTGACGCGCGCTCAGTACGCGGCGCCCTCCTCGCGCACGCGGGCCAGCCACGCCTGCGCCTCGCGGAACCGCGCGTCGGCCTGCGCGCGCTCGGCCGGCGCGGGCGCGACGCCCGCCCGCCGGTAGGAGCCGAGGTAGCGGACCTCCGCGCACACGCGGCGCAGTCCCATCAGCGCCTCGCCGACGGGCGCGTCGTCGACGTGGCCGTCGCAGTCGATGAAGAAGCGGTAGTGCCCGAGCCGCTCACCGGTCGGCCGCGACACGATCGTCGTCATGTTGACCCCACGCACGCTGAGCTCCTCGAGGATCTGCATGAGCGCGCCCGGGTGGTCGTGGCGGATGTAGCAGACCAGCGTCGTGCGGTCGGCGCCCGTCGGCAGCGGCGGCGGCACCGGGCGGCTCAGCAGCGCGAAGCGCGTCACCGCGTCGGGGTTGTCGCCGACCTGGTCGGCCAGCACCTCGAGCCCGTAGGTCGTCGCCGCGATGCGGGCCGAGAGCGCCGCGTCGTAGGCCGCCGTGCCGGTCGCGAGCGCCTCGGCCGCCGCCGCCGTCGACGACGCGGTGACGTAGGCCGCCCCGGGCAGCGTCTGCGACAGCCAGCGCCGGCACT is part of the Motilibacter peucedani genome and encodes:
- a CDS encoding ABC transporter substrate-binding protein, whose product is MSALLPTSVAIRRAGIGVASLALALSATACAKSDSSSSDSPAAASSDGAAAAAPAASSAPAASDAASSAPAASGDAASDAGCTLQSTGATKIDLKDAVVGFSQSEPETAAFRIAETKSIQDEAKKLGVKKLLHTDANSQLSKQISDIQQMITQGAQALIVAPLNSDGLEPALKAAAAKHIPVVTIDRKVNATPCTDYLTFIGSNFVDQGKRAADALIKATGGKANVAVLLGSSGNNVTTDRTSGFVDQVKSAPGIKIVAQQTGEFARDKGQAVMETLLQAHPDINAVYAENDEMGLGAIVAIKAAGKTPGKDVKVVSIDGTKNAVQAIVDGKYNAVIESNPRFGPLAFSTLTDFFAGKAIPANVIISDGQYDADNAKAGVSKAF
- a CDS encoding glycoside hydrolase family 43 protein — protein: MTTPAPVWTGTCADPFALRVPDGYVMYGTGGPGGDRAFQVLSSPDLVTWTDRGGALERLADEPPQASYWAPEVAHVDGTWVMYYSVGSEQSAHHLRVATSRDPLGPFVDAGVDLSPDLPFAIDPSPFQDRDGTWWLFFATDELSGERPGTVLAVQRLESPTSLAGSPQLLLRATADWQRFEADREIYGARYDWHTLEGPHVVHRAGRYWMFFSAGNFQDDTYGVGLAVADAVTGPWSLVGSGASVLHTGVAGLIGPGHNSVLTDAAGDDHLVFHAYDTTRTRRQPYVVPLGWDANGPRPDWDAA
- a CDS encoding DUF427 domain-containing protein, whose amino-acid sequence is MTGMQREVPGPGQQSVWDFPRPPAVEASSRRVVVELGGAPVARTSRALRVLETSHPPVFYVPFEDVEPGALEPAPGSSWCEFKGRAAYVDVVAGGQRAAAAGWHYPDPSPGYELLRGHVAFYPGRMGRCLVDGELVLAQEGDFYGGWITSEVVGPFKGGPGTRGW
- the pheA gene encoding prephenate dehydratase, which encodes MTEPTTYAYFGPAGTFTEAALRSTSPAEGSVLTPYATVPLALDAVRGGAADLAMVPIENSVEGAVPATLDDLAGGAPLVITAEVLLPVNFALLARRGTSLDDVRRVGTHPHAEAQCRRWLSQTLPGAAYVTASSTAAAAEALATGTAAYDAALSARIAATTYGLEVLADQVGDNPDAVTRFALLSRPVPPPLPTGADRTTLVCYIRHDHPGALMQILEELSVRGVNMTTIVSRPTGERLGHYRFFIDCDGHVDDAPVGEALMGLRRVCAEVRYLGSYRRAGVAPAPAERAQADARFREAQAWLARVREEGAAY
- a CDS encoding SDR family NAD(P)-dependent oxidoreductase, whose protein sequence is MPRVLVTGSTQGIGLQTARDLVAAGADVVLHARTPEKAEQAQRDVPGASGVVVGDLSSVDALREVAEQAAEEGAYDAVIHNAGLGASPTRVETADGLSEIFAVNVLAPYVLTALLPPPRRLVLLTSGLQAQGKLRLDDLQWSSRRWHGMQAYSDSKLHDVVLALWFARRWPQVSSNAVDPGWIKTRMGGAGATDELPEGAETQVWLATSDEPAALGSGRYLRRRRELEPNPQALDESLQDALVERLAELSGVQPPT
- a CDS encoding HAD-IA family hydrolase, with the protein product MPTSLLVDYGCVISLPQPAAAVRALETAVPDVAPVDFWHGYWDLRLDYDRGMPDLDYWSGVLGRPATEAESTRLTELDIAGWSTVDERVTALLDRAVDAGVPLGLLSNAPVTMARALEAAPWAARFTSLTFSGDLRVAKPDAEAYLAAARALGAHPSEVVFVDDRPENIAGAHAVGMTALHHTSADALERDLGRHLPLR